In Massilibacterium senegalense, a genomic segment contains:
- a CDS encoding PH domain-containing protein, which translates to MDQKWYALSKEYIPYKIKLYFLLLFMEVISFFLLFHFDLVPIVTNVLTIIILIFILITMFNLIFLKKEYTNYKYCFDENQIHIKEGIFVKKNIFIPIKKIYQIKIGQGPILKKYDLVSIDISTAAGTVYLTFIPKEVAKEINNLVKEES; encoded by the coding sequence ATGGATCAAAAATGGTATGCATTATCTAAGGAATACATACCCTATAAAATAAAATTATATTTCTTACTTCTCTTTATGGAAGTAATATCCTTTTTTTTGCTTTTCCATTTTGATTTAGTGCCAATAGTCACCAACGTATTAACCATTATTATTTTAATATTCATCCTGATTACAATGTTTAATCTGATTTTTTTAAAAAAAGAATATACTAATTATAAATATTGTTTTGATGAGAATCAAATTCATATTAAAGAAGGGATTTTTGTTAAAAAAAATATATTCATACCTATTAAAAAAATTTATCAGATTAAAATAGGACAAGGTCCAATTTTAAAAAAATATGATTTAGTTTCAATTGATATAAGTACAGCAGCTGGTACGGTATATTTAACATTTATCCCTAAAGAAGTAGCAAAAGAAATTAATAATCTTGTGAAAGAAGAGAGCTAG
- a CDS encoding ABC transporter permease subunit, whose amino-acid sequence MNNIVKNEIIKLFYSKKLLSIVLITVTALVILVLSLIFGSNDHEPSNWKKEIKAEAALLQEEPQTKEVKNKLTEINLRLEHNIPPDGLDDATYLLYDEISDGIFMLLLMPIFIIIICGEMIIGETNDGTLKISISSPMGRIKVLISKMIAALIVILGISIFYYLMIYLIYGINGRFGSLSTSTIIFLNEPTIIPIWLGIILGLITNILCIIGYIAMAFLLSTILQNVIILTVSIFACMLWNLLSPLLLPKVEWLSYFYITNINLFTLINGESLSITLSYSFFTLIWVYIITTVIMLISSIVIFNKKDFPI is encoded by the coding sequence ATGAATAATATAGTTAAAAATGAAATAATTAAATTATTTTACAGTAAAAAGTTGTTATCTATTGTTTTGATTACGGTTACAGCACTTGTTATCCTTGTACTGTCTTTAATTTTTGGTTCTAATGATCATGAACCGAGCAATTGGAAAAAAGAAATTAAAGCAGAAGCTGCATTATTACAAGAAGAACCACAAACAAAAGAAGTGAAAAATAAATTAACCGAAATCAATTTAAGATTAGAACACAATATACCACCAGATGGATTAGATGATGCTACATATTTATTGTATGATGAAATATCTGATGGCATTTTTATGTTACTACTTATGCCTATTTTTATCATAATCATTTGTGGTGAAATGATTATCGGGGAAACAAATGATGGAACTTTAAAAATAAGTATTAGTTCGCCCATGGGAAGGATAAAAGTATTAATTTCAAAAATGATTGCTGCTTTGATAGTTATTCTAGGAATTTCTATTTTTTACTATTTAATGATCTATTTAATATATGGCATAAATGGTAGATTTGGAAGTTTGAGTACATCAACCATTATTTTCTTAAATGAGCCAACTATCATTCCGATTTGGCTTGGAATTATTCTTGGTCTTATTACAAATATATTATGTATCATTGGATATATTGCCATGGCTTTTCTTTTATCAACAATCCTTCAAAATGTTATTATCTTAACAGTGTCTATATTTGCATGTATGCTGTGGAATTTATTATCACCATTATTGTTACCTAAGGTAGAATGGTTAAGTTATTTTTACATAACGAATATTAATTTATTTACGCTAATTAATGGAGAGTCTTTAAGTATTACACTTAGTTATTCCTTTTTCACGTTAATATGGGTATATATAATCACAACAGTTATAATGCTTATCTCCTCTATTGTGATTTTTAACAAAAAGGATTTTCCTATATAA
- a CDS encoding ABC transporter ATP-binding protein: MDSVVLELKNVSKNINNKNIINNVSFQIGKGEVLGFLGPNGAGKTTIIRMIMGLIKVDSGTIKIKGYDVQNEYTNAMQYIGAIVGSPSLYTYLSGYENLLQRARLTKKLVSRQEINEIVELIGLSKKINEKVKTYSLGMKQRLAIGMALIGNPELLILDEPINGMDPEGVIAIRNLIRRLSRENNITVLISSHLLGELEHVCDKVLIINNGKKLMYTSIENIRKKSNLPEAIIEIPNEQSEKLRGLLKNKEWSFKLIENKLILQTDELRVQEILKYLIENKIMIESYQMTKKNLEEIYIDVINKDGDI; the protein is encoded by the coding sequence ATGGATTCTGTTGTATTGGAACTAAAAAATGTTAGTAAGAATATAAATAACAAAAATATTATTAATAATGTCAGCTTTCAAATAGGAAAAGGAGAAGTATTAGGCTTTTTAGGACCAAATGGAGCTGGAAAAACTACTATTATTCGTATGATTATGGGGTTAATAAAGGTAGACAGCGGAACGATTAAAATTAAAGGTTATGATGTACAGAACGAATATACTAATGCAATGCAATATATTGGTGCCATAGTGGGAAGTCCATCCTTATATACATATTTGTCTGGCTATGAAAATTTATTGCAACGTGCCCGTTTAACAAAAAAACTAGTATCACGACAAGAAATTAATGAAATTGTTGAATTAATAGGTCTTTCTAAAAAAATTAATGAAAAAGTAAAAACATATTCTTTGGGAATGAAACAACGTTTGGCTATAGGGATGGCATTAATAGGGAATCCAGAACTGCTTATTTTGGATGAACCCATCAATGGAATGGATCCAGAGGGTGTTATTGCAATAAGAAATTTAATTCGGAGATTATCACGTGAAAACAATATCACTGTATTAATTTCTTCTCATCTATTAGGTGAGCTTGAACATGTTTGCGATAAAGTATTAATTATTAATAATGGTAAGAAGTTAATGTATACGTCAATAGAAAATATAAGGAAGAAATCTAATCTTCCAGAAGCAATCATAGAAATTCCTAATGAACAATCTGAAAAATTAAGAGGGTTGTTGAAAAATAAAGAATGGTCATTTAAACTAATTGAAAATAAATTGATACTTCAAACTGATGAGTTGAGGGTACAAGAGATTTTAAAGTATTTAATTGAAAATAAAATTATGATAGAAAGTTATCAAATGACTAAAAAAAATCTTGAGGAAATATATATTGATGTTATTAATAAAGATGGAGATATATGA